In the genome of Desulfofalx alkaliphila DSM 12257, one region contains:
- a CDS encoding HAD family hydrolase, translating to MFKAVLFDLDGTLLPMNQQRFMDEYFKRLTGAFSAHYNAEEFAAYIWTATKAMVKDNSPDKYNSQVFLETFLPLVNHSEEEILPMFDAFYTTKFTELEEFTDPTPLAKKVVSAVVQKNIKIALATNPLFPAAAIQARMKWAGIADQPWEVVTTYENSRYCKPNPAYYAEILRELKVEAHQALMVGNDTLEDLVAGKLGIKTYLVTDCMIDSKDSPLKPDASGTLADFYHLVENNFKGIL from the coding sequence ATGTTTAAAGCAGTTCTTTTCGATCTGGACGGCACCTTGTTACCCATGAACCAACAGCGATTTATGGATGAGTATTTTAAGCGGTTAACCGGAGCATTCAGTGCCCACTACAATGCCGAAGAATTTGCAGCTTATATATGGACTGCAACCAAGGCAATGGTTAAAGACAACAGTCCGGACAAATACAACAGCCAAGTATTTTTGGAAACCTTTCTTCCCCTGGTGAATCACAGTGAAGAAGAAATCCTGCCAATGTTTGATGCCTTTTACACCACCAAATTCACTGAGCTGGAGGAGTTTACCGACCCCACGCCCTTGGCCAAAAAAGTAGTTTCGGCAGTTGTGCAAAAGAATATAAAAATAGCCTTGGCCACCAATCCCCTGTTCCCTGCTGCGGCCATCCAGGCCCGAATGAAATGGGCGGGAATTGCAGACCAACCCTGGGAAGTGGTAACCACCTACGAGAACAGCCGTTATTGCAAACCAAATCCGGCCTACTATGCAGAGATATTGCGTGAACTTAAGGTGGAAGCCCACCAGGCCTTGATGGTCGGTAACGACACACTGGAAGACCTTGTGGCCGGCAAACTGGGTATAAAAACCTATCTGGTAACCGACTGTATGATAGACAGTAAAGACTCACCGCTTAAACCGGATGCCAGCGGCACCCTGGCGGATTTTTATCATTTAGTAGAGAATAATTTTAAAGGAATATTGTAA
- a CDS encoding DUF896 domain-containing protein, whose product MTITNELIEKINALARKQRSEGLTEEEKIEQHRLRQIYLQGIRQQVIDQLESVRPKKDNGHKKGKGGCSCGCKH is encoded by the coding sequence ATGACAATTACCAATGAGTTAATAGAAAAAATAAATGCACTGGCTCGCAAGCAGCGCAGCGAAGGTTTGACAGAGGAGGAAAAAATAGAACAGCACCGCCTAAGACAGATATACCTGCAGGGTATTCGGCAGCAGGTTATTGACCAACTGGAATCGGTGAGACCAAAAAAGGACAATGGCCATAAGAAGGGTAAGGGTGGCTGTTCCTGCGGCTGCAAACACTAA
- a CDS encoding RNA polymerase sigma factor, with the protein MIMMVDQLLVKRAAKGDAHAFLKLSKQYQRGLYRVAFGMLGNEHDAADAVQETLLKAYRDVANLRNHQQFKSWLYRILTNRCIDILRQRQRTTPVENVWKNEAVENNWDLKVDIANALAGLDEQHRTVVVLRFFQDMQLGDIAVVLNIPVGTVKSRLHRAMKKLKLSLSTAEEGRVGGETIDLC; encoded by the coding sequence ATGATTATGATGGTAGACCAATTGCTAGTAAAAAGAGCAGCTAAAGGGGATGCCCACGCATTTTTAAAATTGAGTAAGCAATATCAAAGGGGGCTGTACCGGGTTGCCTTTGGTATGCTGGGTAATGAGCATGATGCTGCCGATGCTGTACAAGAAACGCTGTTAAAGGCTTATCGTGATGTGGCTAATTTACGCAATCATCAACAATTTAAGAGTTGGCTGTACCGTATTTTAACCAACCGCTGCATTGATATTTTGCGCCAGCGCCAACGCACCACGCCGGTAGAAAATGTCTGGAAAAACGAGGCGGTGGAAAACAATTGGGATTTAAAGGTTGACATAGCCAATGCCTTGGCAGGATTAGACGAACAACACCGTACGGTGGTGGTGCTGCGTTTTTTTCAAGATATGCAGCTGGGGGATATTGCAGTGGTGCTTAACATACCGGTGGGTACAGTGAAGTCCAGACTGCATCGGGCGATGAAAAAGTTAAAGTTATCATTGTCAACTGCTGAAGAGGGCAGAGTGGGGGGTGAGACCATTGACCTGTGTTAA
- a CDS encoding anti-sigma factor family protein — MTCVKVAELLEDYVLGQLSLEEEKKVNEHLKHCPACKKEYLALKRLTEELHQWSGRIEMPKDLEKKIENIILEEAKSRTKLPRAYKNALTYAAAAALLFSVSWGVWSQTDLFIKDDPVPMQQAAPKEDLASMQRAAEQGPARGFDGHDSLELFDYGDQDVPPDLETPVSNEVDGVKDAEMVTMALDSPMTAGPEGSIQQPFIPPHEVQSIVIDRGGDIFSLPKDEENQGIVDMLVQGVNEAEIVENTEKVNDRVFKQQIYIQLADGSKYQILYNGDSNKALVDGVLIVPGPALSEALEALLTN, encoded by the coding sequence TTGACCTGTGTTAAAGTAGCGGAACTGCTGGAGGACTATGTGCTGGGACAGCTGTCCCTTGAAGAAGAAAAAAAGGTCAATGAGCATCTAAAACACTGCCCTGCCTGTAAAAAAGAATACTTGGCGCTTAAAAGGTTAACCGAGGAATTACACCAATGGTCCGGCCGCATTGAGATGCCCAAAGATTTAGAGAAAAAGATTGAAAATATTATACTGGAAGAAGCCAAGTCCCGGACAAAACTCCCAAGGGCTTATAAAAATGCTTTAACCTATGCGGCCGCTGCCGCTTTGCTGTTCTCTGTTTCCTGGGGGGTATGGTCACAAACCGATTTATTTATAAAAGATGACCCTGTGCCCATGCAGCAGGCTGCACCCAAGGAGGATCTTGCCTCCATGCAGAGGGCTGCTGAACAGGGTCCTGCCCGGGGATTTGACGGCCATGATAGCCTGGAACTCTTTGATTACGGAGACCAGGATGTGCCCCCTGATCTTGAAACACCTGTGTCCAATGAAGTTGATGGGGTTAAGGATGCGGAAATGGTGACCATGGCTTTGGATTCACCAATGACTGCCGGGCCGGAAGGGAGCATTCAGCAGCCCTTTATTCCACCCCATGAGGTGCAAAGTATTGTAATAGATAGGGGTGGAGATATTTTCTCGCTGCCAAAGGATGAAGAAAATCAAGGGATAGTGGATATGCTGGTGCAAGGTGTAAATGAGGCTGAAATAGTGGAAAATACGGAAAAGGTCAATGACAGGGTATTTAAGCAGCAAATATATATTCAACTTGCGGACGGCAGCAAATATCAAATACTGTACAATGGGGACAGCAACAAAGCCCTTGTG